Below is a genomic region from Spirosoma radiotolerans.
TCGTAAAAAACGCCCATCGGCTCCGCAGACAGTTGCTGAGTTTGAGCAGTGGCTTGCGTGTAAAAAAACCGATGCGAACTACGAGTTTGTACGGGGGCGTATCATCAAAAAGCCACCCGTGAAGCAGGCGGAGTTATTTATTGCCCGATTTCTAATGCGGGCCTTTGCCAAAACGCAATTGTACCAGAATGGATCGGAGATGTTGTCAGAAGGCGATGCTTATGTTGACACGTTTCGGAAACGGATTCCTGACCTGGCGATTTTTACGGACGAACAAATCTGGGAGGCTAAAATAGGCAAACGCTTTATGCCGCCGTTGGCTATCGAAATACTTTCCGATTCTGAATCGCAGAATGACGTGCTCGAAAAAGTGCAGGATTTTTCGATGCCGGGGTTCAACTGGTGAGGTATGTAGCGCCCAGGCAACAGAAGATATACGCCTATACCTCACCTGATGATATTAAAGTCTATAAGGGCCAGGATGTGTGTTCCGCAGCGCCCGTTGTGCCCGACTTCCAGTTTGTTATCCAGGATTTGTTTCAATCCTGAATAACAAACTGTCAATCAGTGGTAAGCTATGCCGTCCCTTAATTAAAACGGCTGGCTCGATTTATTTTTTCTTGAAGACAGCCTGCATAATGGCGAAGCCTAAAAAAGCAAAGCCAATGGCCTGCGCTGAAATACCAATGGTTAATAGTGTACCCGTGGCGCTCCA
It encodes:
- a CDS encoding Uma2 family endonuclease: METTATSSRKKRPSAPQTVAEFEQWLACKKTDANYEFVRGRIIKKPPVKQAELFIARFLMRAFAKTQLYQNGSEMLSEGDAYVDTFRKRIPDLAIFTDEQIWEAKIGKRFMPPLAIEILSDSESQNDVLEKVQDFSMPGFNW